The region CGCGCCGCGCCTCGACGAGGGACGGGAAGGTGGACCAGCTGTTGTCGGTGATCCGGTAGACGAAGCAGTTCGCCCACTCCGAAGGGAACTGCCCGCCCCCCGCGACGACGATCCGCCCGGCGAGCGGGTGCACGGCGTCCGGAGAGAAGCCGAACGCGCGCCCCTCGCATACGGCGGTCGGGAGATCGCGCACCGACGCGTCGTCCCAGCCCGCGGCAACGTTCGATAGGTTGAGGCGTTCGCATCTCGATGACGCCGTCAGGACCTTCGGCACGCCTGTGTAGCGCGCCCCTCCGATCGCGTACGCATAGCCGTTCACCACGGCGGTTTGTATGAACCCCCGCGCCTGGGAGAGGTTCACGCCTGGCTCCGACCAGCGGTTACCGGGCGCGAGCGAGGGGTCGAAGACGTAGGTCGACGAGAACTCCGACTGGTCGGTGGAGCGCGTCCCGCCGAAGACGTAGAGCTTGTTCCCGTGCGCGACCACCCCCCCGGGAATGCGCTGCACGGCGGGCCAATCGTCAGCTGGGAGACTCACGGCGGTGTTGGTCGCGGGGTAGTATACCTGCACCGCGTGCGTGTAGGAAGCGTCGCCGAGCCGGCCGCCGACGAGGTAGATCCCCTTGCCGGTCGAGTCCTCGAGGATGTTGAGCGTGTAGTTCGAGACGGGGAAGGGGAGATTGGCGCCGGTGTCCGCGTAAACGCCGGTGTCGGGGTCAAAACTCCAGACGGAACCGTCGGTCGAAGCGTCGGCGAGGCGCCCGCCCAGGAAATAGACGAGGCCCGTGTCGGGGAAATAGATCCCGTCGAACCGCTTGAAGGCGAACGACGTGTCGGGTCCGTAGTCCCACCGCTGGGCGGCGGCGGGTGCCGCGAGGGCGGCGGCAAACGCGACGGCCAGGGCGACGAGGAAGAGACGCGTGCTCATGGGTGCCTCCCGTGGTTGGCCGGGGCGAACCGCTCCCTCCCCGGCACCTGCCTTTCGCGCGCAGGTACGTTCCGCTCCGCCCGGAAAACGCGGGCGGCCCTTCCCGATCTCCCGAGTCGCGCCGCGTCCGTCGTGGATCCCGAGCCCGGCCTCGCGCTCCTACGGTCGCTTCCGCCGTCAACGGGGCACGAAGACAACGAAATGGCGTTTCGAAATCGCACGAAGACGTGCCGGCGCGGGCGGCGCTACTGCTCTATCCCCTTCCGCGCCTTCACCCCTTTCCGGTAGTAGTGCTTTACCTCGCGCATCTCGGTGACGAGATCCGCCCGCTTCTTTAATGACGGGTGCGCACCGCGGCCCGTGATGACGAGCTCGACGCGGGTCGGCTTGAGGTCGGCGAGGCGGAGAAGCGCCGAGACGGGAAAGAGACCGATCCGCGCCGCGACCGCCGCCTCGTCGAGCACGACGAGGTCGTATGTGCCGGAGGCGATCGCCTTCTCGGCTGCCTTCAGCCCGCGATGCGCGGCGGCGACGTCCGCCAGGGACGGCTTCCCCCGCACGAAGCACGCCCGCCCGAACTTCTTCACGGTGACCGCGGGGCGGAGAAGGGCGAGTGCCCGGTCCTCGGAGTACGCGCGCCCCTTCATGAAGCAGGCGATGAAGACGCGCATCCCCGCGCCAGCCGCGCGCAGGGCGAGGCCGAGGGCGGCGGTGGTCTTCCCCTTGCCGTTCCCCGTGTAGAGCTGGATGTACCCTCTCATGCGGCATTCCTCAGCGGGAGCAGTGTAACACATTCGCCCCATAGTCCAGAGATAGCCCAGACGCAATAGATATCATCTTGGCGTTCAATAAGATATATCCCAAAATTTTGGCAAGAAATTGCCCGGCGTTGCGGGGCGGACCCTTGCCGGAATATTTGGAATACATCATTTTGCGCCAGAGCAGGTTGCCCAGTACGTCTGCGTGGGGTATCTGACTGTCACGTTCTCCGAGTCCACGTACCCGGGGATCGCGTCCCCGGCGCCCAAGGGCCTGATTCCCGCGGGGACGAGGCCGACGATGACCTGGTACGTCCCCGCAGCGCCCGAGGGGATGGCGGGCATGTCGAGGAGCCGCCCCGTGTGGCGCACGTTGCCCATGCACATCGGCCACGGGGTGTCGGCGAGCTGGCCGTGCGCCCACGACGCCGCGATCACGATGCACAGGATGCGTCTCATCCCTATGCTCTTCCTTTTGCGCGCGCACCGTCCGGCCCGCATTCCACCCGGAGGGAATGCAGGCGGCACCGATCCCCGCGAGGGGCTGTGCGCGGGCTTCGACGGATGGCCCTCGCGGAATCGAGAATACTCGCGCTAACCGCGCTGCGCATATGCATGCACATCTTGAAGTCTGCCCCTTGTGCCGTATCCCTGTCAATCACCTGCGGGGGGAGATTTTTAGGGCCCTTTGGGCCACTCGACCTGATACGGCCGGCCGGGGAAATCGCCGCCTGCGCAATTCCCATCGCATTGCGCTGAAGATTGTTAAGGTATATCCGCACGCGAATCTCGCCGCAAACGCCTCTCACCGCGAGGGGTAGGTTTGAGGTTTTGCCTCAAACCGGCCGAAATCGCCGCGTCTCGATGATGCAGTAGATCTCGTTTGATGCCCGGACGTGACCGACCATCGTTCCGCCGACGACGGCGAGCGTCGCGGAGCCGTCCTCGGATTTCGGTATCCGTCCGGATCAGACGACCCCGCCGGAAGCGGCGAACCCGCTCTGATCGACGACGGCGAGCAGCGAGATCTCATCGAAGAGATTGAGTTCGAGAAATTGCGGCGTGGACAACGGGTTGCGGAACGGGGAGAGGTCGGGGACGACCGCGCGCGCGGGACAACGCGCTTCCCCCCTTCCCCGGCCTGTGCTATGGTAGACACGTTTTCGGATGGGATCAAGCCGCCGCCGCGCGCGAGATGCCGATGAAAGCCCCGGATTCCCCGACCTGCTGCATACGCGCGCTCGTATCCGTTTGCGCGACAACGCTCCTCTGCGTTCCCGCCTCCGCCCGCCCGGGGGATACCGTCAGGGACATCCTCTTCGCCCGGGGCATCGCCGCGTACGATGCGGGCCGCTACGACGAGGCGGCGCGGGCGTTTCGCGAGATTCTCAGCTCCGCCCCAACCGACGCGGAGTCGCGCCGCGCCCTCGCCCTCTCCCTCTCGGGCGCGGGGGATTTCGGGGAGGGCGTGCGCCTTCTCCGGGAGCTTCACCGCGAGCGGCCGGACGATTTCGAGACGGGGGCCGAGCTGTGCCTCGCCCTCGCCCTCGCCGGAGATTTCGGCGAGACGGAGGATCTCCTGCGCGGCCTCGACGCGCGGGCCGGCGACGGCGCGCGCCGGGCGGAAATCTCCTTCCTCCGGGGGGTGCTCGCCGGCGAACGGGGAAACCACGCCGAGGCGCTGACGCTCCTCGCGGACGCGGCGGCCTCGGATGCGGCGGCCGCGTCCCGCGCCCGCTACTACCGCGGCGTGTACCTCGCGCGCTCTGGCGACCGGGATGCGGCGCGACGCGAACTGGCGATGCTCGGCGAACGCGCGCCCACGGCGGCGATCGGGAGAATGGCGGGGAGGGACGCGGACCTTCTCGCCCGTCCGCCGGATGAGAAACAGTGGGGCGGCAAGGTCACCGCGCGCTACGAGTACGACGACAACGTGATGCTCGCCCCCGACAACGAGCAGCTCCTCGGCGTCTCGGGGAGCGGCGACTGGCGCTTCCTGACGACGTTCGAACTCGACGCCCCCGCGCTCGCCCGGGGTCCGTTCGAGCTCGACACCCGTTACGCGTTCGTCCAGTCGGTGCACAACCGGCTCGGCGACTTCAACCTCCATGGCCACGTCGGGGACGCGTGGGTCAGGTACCGCGGGTCCCGGGCCACGCCGTTCCTGGGCTACGAGTACGCCTACTACCTCCTCGACGACTGCAGGCAGAGCTATCTCCGCGGCAACCGCCTGTTCGGGGGACTCGACATCCCCGTTGCCTCGCGCGCCTTCTACCGCCTGACGTACACCTGCAGTCTTGACGACTACATGCTCCCGTACGGCCCCTCCGAGGACGACTGGGACACCGAGCCGGCCAACGCCGTCTCCCTCGAGCAGTACCTTTTCCTGGGGAGGGAGCGGAAGGCGTTCTGGCGGACGGCGCTCCGCTACGACCACAACAACGCCCGCGGCGACAACTTCTACTACCACGGCGGGGCGCTCGCCGGGGAGCTCTACGTCCCGCTCGGGCGCGGCTTCGCGGCGGATCTCGAGGCCGGGTACCTCGTGTACGACTACACGCGGAACGCGGACAACCGGGCCGACCAGCGGCTCGATCTGAACGCCGACCTCCGGAAGAACCTTTTCGGGGACACCGATCTTGTCTTCAGCTACGCCTTTATCCGGAACATGTCGAACGTGTCGCTGTACCAGTTCAGCCGGAACATCTACTCGCTGATATTGGAGACGCGGTTCTGATCCCGCGCGTCGCGCGGGGGCCGCCTGTGGTACAATGCGGAGAGACGGTACCGATAGCCCGGAGAAGACCCGTATGCGCACGATGGCGAGGGTGGTGTGCATCCTGGCGGTGGCCTGCGCCGCGCGGGCGCATGCCGCCGAGGGCGGGTGCGGCACGGTGGTGGCGATCAGCGGGGAGGTTCTGGCGACGCCGCCCGGGACGTTCCTTAGGATCGGCGACACCGTACAGGAGGGGACGGTCGTCGAGACGGGACCCGGCGCGGCGGTGAAGCTCGTCTTCGACCGGGCGCTGCTGAGCATCGGCGGGGGCACGAGGATGGAGCTCTCGAGATACTACTTCGCGGATGAGAAGGGGGTGCTCGAGACGCTCATCCGGCTCGTGAGGGGGATCATCCGTACGCAGATCGGGCCGGGACTCGGACCCGAGTCGTCGTTCCAGAT is a window of Chlamydiota bacterium DNA encoding:
- a CDS encoding tetratricopeptide repeat protein, coding for MKAPDSPTCCIRALVSVCATTLLCVPASARPGDTVRDILFARGIAAYDAGRYDEAARAFREILSSAPTDAESRRALALSLSGAGDFGEGVRLLRELHRERPDDFETGAELCLALALAGDFGETEDLLRGLDARAGDGARRAEISFLRGVLAGERGNHAEALTLLADAAASDAAAASRARYYRGVYLARSGDRDAARRELAMLGERAPTAAIGRMAGRDADLLARPPDEKQWGGKVTARYEYDDNVMLAPDNEQLLGVSGSGDWRFLTTFELDAPALARGPFELDTRYAFVQSVHNRLGDFNLHGHVGDAWVRYRGSRATPFLGYEYAYYLLDDCRQSYLRGNRLFGGLDIPVASRAFYRLTYTCSLDDYMLPYGPSEDDWDTEPANAVSLEQYLFLGRERKAFWRTALRYDHNNARGDNFYYHGGALAGELYVPLGRGFAADLEAGYLVYDYTRNADNRADQRLDLNADLRKNLFGDTDLVFSYAFIRNMSNVSLYQFSRNIYSLILETRF
- a CDS encoding cob(I)yrinic acid a,c-diamide adenosyltransferase, coding for MRGYIQLYTGNGKGKTTAALGLALRAAGAGMRVFIACFMKGRAYSEDRALALLRPAVTVKKFGRACFVRGKPSLADVAAAHRGLKAAEKAIASGTYDLVVLDEAAVAARIGLFPVSALLRLADLKPTRVELVITGRGAHPSLKKRADLVTEMREVKHYYRKGVKARKGIEQ